One Leptospira stimsonii DNA segment encodes these proteins:
- a CDS encoding acyl-CoA thioesterase, protein MQNQSTESRLLQNQEYFTEVRWQEIDQNQHVNNIVILGYFDEARFRAMVQSGVDMNRLLKEFTISPVVTKIELEYKNELTYPEKIRIDSKIRFDGKIKAFHDQYAYRLSDGKLVAVCVAHWFLMDIQKRKPVPLSQIGIDSVHPELSSLY, encoded by the coding sequence ATGCAGAATCAGAGCACGGAGTCCAGACTCCTCCAAAATCAGGAATATTTTACGGAAGTTCGTTGGCAGGAGATCGATCAGAATCAACACGTAAACAATATCGTGATTCTAGGATATTTTGACGAAGCGAGGTTTCGTGCCATGGTTCAATCCGGCGTGGATATGAACCGTCTTCTCAAAGAGTTCACAATCAGTCCCGTGGTCACCAAAATCGAGTTGGAATACAAGAACGAGCTTACCTATCCGGAGAAAATTCGTATCGATTCTAAAATCAGATTCGACGGGAAGATAAAGGCCTTTCACGATCAATATGCGTATCGTCTTTCGGACGGAAAGCTTGTCGCGGTCTGCGTCGCTCATTGGTTCCTGATGGACATTCAAAAAAGAAAACCGGTCCCGCTTTCTCAAATCGGAATCGATTCCGTACATCCGGAGCTGTCCTCATTATATTAG
- a CDS encoding LA_2444/LA_4059 family outer membrane protein — protein MRKNLICSLFQNCLWRIWILTFAVSLGASEIVSQTGEEKAFAEKKQTRFELLIKRQTYRWTPYDYTSFSEHSPIESSIRTDSVKQNQKVIVPLAFRYDNLEKNFRIEISAYEVELANANTNRIQAGEGGIQSRRTYFNPMIRSESEFNYYKILNLNSDWKLYVGGGIRNINKYKYGYFLREGGYKEYFYTYGPQLAFNSEYKLWKEVSIHLGIDLFYTEGNRFYKEQMFLPDSIVVSNGNAGVKGIYRGYEIDLSLSYRIFETVKFFAGYNSINSYFSYLGFRQTDFFIGNPQTTPFPAQGLSVPTISHRIRSGNYEILQGFYLGVSVRF, from the coding sequence ATGCGAAAGAATCTGATTTGTTCTCTTTTTCAAAATTGTCTTTGGCGGATATGGATCCTAACCTTTGCCGTCTCCCTTGGCGCGAGTGAAATCGTATCGCAGACAGGGGAAGAAAAGGCATTTGCAGAAAAAAAACAAACCCGCTTCGAACTTCTCATCAAAAGGCAAACCTATCGCTGGACTCCTTACGATTACACATCCTTCTCGGAACATTCTCCGATCGAAAGTTCGATCCGGACGGATTCCGTAAAACAAAATCAGAAGGTAATCGTACCCCTTGCGTTTCGATACGACAATTTGGAAAAGAATTTTAGAATCGAGATTTCCGCATACGAAGTCGAGTTGGCGAATGCAAATACGAATCGAATCCAAGCCGGCGAGGGCGGGATTCAGAGTCGGAGGACGTATTTTAATCCGATGATTCGTTCCGAATCTGAATTCAATTATTATAAAATTCTAAACTTGAATTCGGACTGGAAATTATACGTAGGCGGGGGAATTCGCAACATCAACAAATACAAATACGGCTATTTTCTCAGGGAAGGCGGTTATAAGGAATACTTTTATACGTATGGTCCTCAGCTTGCCTTCAATTCGGAATACAAACTCTGGAAAGAAGTTTCCATTCATTTGGGAATCGACCTCTTTTATACGGAAGGGAATCGATTTTATAAGGAACAAATGTTTCTTCCGGATTCAATCGTAGTTTCGAACGGAAACGCAGGAGTCAAAGGAATCTACCGAGGATACGAGATCGATCTTTCTTTGAGTTATCGAATTTTTGAAACCGTAAAATTCTTTGCAGGATACAATTCTATAAATTCTTATTTTAGTTATTTGGGATTTAGACAAACGGACTTTTTTATTGGAAATCCCCAGACAACTCCGTTCCCGGCGCAAGGACTCAGTGTTCCAACCATCTCCCATCGGATCCGTTCGGGAAATTATGAGATCCTGCAGGGGTTCTATCTGGGAGTTTCCGTTCGTTTTTAA
- a CDS encoding patatin-like phospholipase family protein: MSSYFTPGKETFLGSNHLLPKPGKKSTALIVAGGGMKGSFAGGVLAALHQYIPSTHFDLIVGVSSGSCSAAYYATGYEQSYEESLKILDIWKKELIGNKFISFFHPLKGKTLLDQEYLIDYIFGEKYRLPSENFDKKEAPPLYVVVTNLAKLQAEYIKTSASNALNLLKAATSLPIATRGKWKLDGQFYGDGGIADPIPLEKVIEAGYKDITVVLNNNQDEFSNPISRLEGWLAYPSNKRLHHMITKVHHTMYNRAMQIIKHPPKDVRIKVVAPTVQELSMVTTSAEKLTRSVNRGIEAGFKAVASIKEEFSHFKTKLKDKGWKIL, from the coding sequence ATGAGTTCCTATTTCACTCCGGGAAAAGAAACGTTTCTCGGATCCAATCACCTGCTTCCGAAACCGGGAAAAAAATCCACGGCCCTCATCGTTGCTGGTGGAGGAATGAAAGGTTCGTTCGCAGGCGGAGTTCTCGCGGCGCTCCACCAATACATTCCTTCCACTCATTTTGATCTTATCGTCGGCGTATCCTCCGGGTCCTGTTCCGCGGCTTATTATGCAACCGGCTACGAACAAAGTTACGAAGAATCTCTGAAGATTCTCGACATCTGGAAAAAGGAACTTATCGGAAATAAATTCATCTCGTTCTTTCATCCGCTCAAAGGCAAAACCCTTCTGGATCAGGAATATCTCATCGATTATATCTTTGGGGAAAAATACCGCCTTCCTTCCGAAAATTTCGATAAAAAAGAAGCGCCTCCTCTGTACGTCGTCGTGACCAACCTGGCAAAACTGCAAGCGGAGTATATCAAGACATCGGCGTCTAACGCGCTCAACCTTCTCAAGGCCGCCACTTCTCTTCCGATTGCGACTCGCGGAAAATGGAAATTGGACGGTCAGTTCTACGGGGACGGCGGGATCGCGGATCCGATTCCTCTTGAGAAGGTGATCGAAGCAGGTTATAAGGATATTACGGTTGTCTTAAATAATAATCAGGACGAGTTTTCCAATCCGATTTCCAGACTGGAAGGTTGGCTTGCTTATCCGTCCAACAAAAGATTACATCACATGATCACAAAGGTTCATCATACGATGTACAATCGTGCGATGCAGATCATCAAACACCCGCCGAAAGACGTACGAATCAAAGTGGTCGCGCCGACGGTCCAAGAGTTATCCATGGTAACGACGAGCGCGGAAAAACTCACACGCTCCGTGAACCGAGGCATCGAGGCGGGCTTCAAGGCGGTCGCTTCCATTAAGGAAGAATTTTCCCATTTCAAAACGAAACTAAAGGATAAGGGTTGGAAAATCTTGTAG
- a CDS encoding leucine-rich repeat domain-containing protein, translating to MQRNFHYSFIMRFVSQYKPVVPMFFIFWSVFIGFTLEGRPKENFDELIYPFQNPSIRRVLDLSHFRLEKISKRISIFRNLEWLQLNGNQLTTLSKEIGNLRNLIGLYLNENQLTSLTKELGRLKNLQELYLYYNYLTYLPEEVGNLESLRELLLDHNSLRALPAKIGNLKSLRKLEISHNVLIEIPREMGQLRNLQELNLLSNQLSDLPKEIGQLLNLKNLYLDQNSIVILPKEIGRLQNLETLSIYGNLLEALSE from the coding sequence ATGCAACGAAATTTTCATTATTCTTTTATTATGCGTTTTGTTTCTCAATACAAACCCGTTGTGCCTATGTTCTTCATTTTTTGGAGCGTTTTTATTGGATTTACTTTAGAGGGACGACCGAAGGAGAATTTTGATGAATTGATCTATCCTTTTCAAAACCCTTCCATAAGAAGAGTTTTGGATTTGAGCCATTTCAGATTAGAAAAGATTTCCAAGAGGATTTCTATTTTTCGGAATCTGGAATGGCTTCAATTAAATGGAAATCAGCTCACGACCCTTTCCAAAGAGATCGGAAACCTTCGAAATTTGATAGGATTGTATTTAAATGAGAATCAATTGACTTCTCTGACAAAAGAACTCGGTCGATTGAAAAACCTACAAGAGCTTTATTTATATTATAATTACCTTACATATCTTCCGGAAGAAGTCGGGAATCTCGAAAGCTTACGGGAATTGTTATTGGATCATAATTCTCTTCGAGCGCTTCCGGCGAAAATCGGAAATCTAAAAAGCCTGAGGAAATTAGAGATATCGCATAACGTTCTTATTGAAATACCAAGAGAGATGGGACAACTTCGGAACTTACAAGAATTGAACTTGCTTTCGAATCAGCTCTCGGATCTTCCGAAGGAAATTGGACAATTGCTAAACTTGAAAAACCTATATTTGGACCAAAACTCAATCGTCATTCTTCCGAAAGAAATAGGTCGACTGCAGAATTTAGAAACTCTATCAATCTACGGAAATCTGCTCGAAGCTCTTTCGGAATAG
- a CDS encoding TetR/AcrR family transcriptional regulator: MKKERIQTGRMDGESILLTRANPVQKRAREKQESILNSAKELILNVGPDRFTLQEIADYIGSPIGTIYRYYSGKPAILRAIAQTHLDALRSDLETELGQYREKKTDEIQFQRVIKKILELFERAYSSDPVFQIVWSGSQAYPALRELDLEDTKKNAVIIADSIECFVPKMKKQRLIDICILICDSIGSALRLTSMMEEKEKRGVLLQLRGMITNHLYMAYKSFGPEK; this comes from the coding sequence ATGAAAAAAGAAAGAATACAGACTGGCAGAATGGACGGAGAGTCAATTTTGCTTACGAGGGCCAACCCGGTCCAAAAAAGAGCTCGTGAAAAACAGGAATCGATTTTGAATTCCGCAAAGGAATTGATTCTAAACGTAGGCCCGGATCGTTTTACGTTGCAGGAGATCGCGGACTATATCGGTTCCCCAATCGGGACGATCTATCGTTATTATTCCGGGAAACCGGCGATTTTAAGGGCAATCGCTCAAACACATCTGGATGCCCTTCGTTCGGATCTTGAAACGGAGCTCGGTCAATACCGGGAAAAAAAAACGGACGAGATTCAATTTCAAAGAGTGATCAAAAAAATTCTGGAACTTTTCGAAAGGGCCTATTCGAGCGATCCCGTTTTTCAGATCGTATGGAGCGGCTCCCAAGCATATCCCGCTCTGAGAGAATTGGATCTGGAAGATACGAAGAAGAATGCGGTGATTATCGCCGATTCGATCGAATGTTTCGTCCCTAAGATGAAAAAACAGAGATTGATTGATATTTGTATTCTGATTTGTGATTCTATCGGGAGCGCGTTGCGACTAACGTCGATGATGGAAGAGAAAGAAAAAAGAGGGGTTCTTCTCCAATTGCGCGGAATGATAACGAACCACCTCTACATGGCCTATAAAAGTTTCGGACCGGAAAAATAA